The nucleotide window cgaacgggttattagttgatagcgctatttaggtcttaccaacctcacaccgtgcccgtgtatgggatcgggagtgaactaatggactctggcatccgtcaatgatgatagaacattgacatcggggcattctgcggaaacgtacggttacctagtattcggtattggaaaaacagtttagtcgcttacttttggggtagctccccttggcatgtataaacggataaattaactggtgaaacaagtttttggtaattaaaaactggacaactcgtgaactcgctcaacattattgttgacaccttactgcatgctttgcaggtaacctgTGACTCAGGAGCTCGCAGCTTGGACGTGTAGtggtcgtcaaaacccgtgtgttgggttttaaatcatcttgaactatgaacttgttttaaacctatttgaattatgcttccgctgtttactTAAACTATGATTCGAACTTGAACTTTTGAAACTTTAAACTATTATGGTTGCTAACTATTTTGGTAGGTGAACATTTTTACTATTAAATCAACGCTCAgcataattggtggctggatcctggtcagtcacgctctcaagcggatgatactccgcaggtggaatttgggggtgtgacattacccAATAGTCCTTGATGAGATGAAATGACaacaatgccctcatgtgcaaggcatatgaccagatttaaccaaaaaatctaattgggtttggcctaaaggacacaACGTGCACGACTTTgtaacataaagtacaaaacccgtcaattttaaaggcaaaggacagcgcctgcaatttggtgtaaacataaaggacaagacttgtaatttactcaaaaaaaaaaattgtatgttttttagattttttaagtattttttgttgtgttcacattggttctcgcaataaagcctaaaaaacctaaaaaaaacctacccccccccccaaaaaaaacctaaccccccctcccccccaagctaaatgctaaaaactaaaaccccccaaaaaacctaaaaaatacctaaccccccccccccccctccccttCCAGAAAAAAAATATGcgttttttaactatttttaggtatttttggttgtgttcacattgattctcggagttctcacaataaagggtggttcctaacggatcattgtcctatatatatatatatatatatatatatatatattacttttaATCTGTAAACGAAGAATGCACCCATGTTATTTGGTTTTCGTTGTGTGACCTTACATGCCAACAATAGATacacaaccaaacaaaaaaatttCACCACATAGATGCCACGAGTTGTTAGAAACATTTCGATAACTTTAATAGGCTCCTCATGAGAGATAATTTAAGAAGAAGGAATATAAACATCAACTCGATCTTGTGTCCATGCTGCGACGCATTTGAGGAATTGGTGGAACATCTGTTCACTGCTTGCTCGGTGGCTTTACGAATGTTGTCGGCTTTCAGCAATTGGTGCAACATCCCGCCGCTTTTCCTTTTTGAGTTCAAAGATATCTTAGACATCCACAAGTACATTAAACGTGATAAGAAGGCGGAAAAAATCATTTACGGATTGGCTATGATCTCTTGTTGGTgcatttggaaagaaaggaatgAGGTGGTTTTTAACAAGAAAAAGTGTAATCCGCAGTATATCATAGGGAGATAAAATCTAGAGGGTTTGATTGGGTTAAAAATAGAATGACATGTAATCATCTCAAATGGGCGGATTGGTGTAAATATCCATTGTATATGTTGTAATCTGTTGgccctttgcccgtttgggtcgggggtTGTCTGTTTGTATGGtcttttgcccgtttgggtcggagtTTTTTAGTTAcgtttatttttcaaaaaaaaaagatgataTAGTTGTAGCATGTTTCTTAAGACCGACTGTACTGGGGCGTTTTTGCCCCCAAATACCGCCCGGAAACGCCGGAAACCGCCCTCCCCTCCGCCCCCTTGGGCGTGTTTGGCCTATTTGTTTGCTGTGGCGTGTTTTAAAAAACGCTAAAGTGGCAATGGTTTGACCAATAAGATTCATTTCCATTTTTGTAAAACCAATcaattttgttgatgttttttttatttaattttattacaaaGATAATGCCCCACAATGTACACATcctcactacacccattttaaaaAAAACGCTCAATAATACCccattgctgactggactgccacataaCGCGAAACGCGCAAAGGTGAATCATGCCCACTACACATGATCTAAGTACAACTACCTAGTTATAGTTGTagcatgtttctgaattacaacTACCTAATTATAACAAAAAATTACTTTCAATAAACTAATGCTTTGATAAAGCTATGTGGTCATTATACCATCAATCGTTCAAATTAGCATCTTTAATAATTTTGTATACACCTTGGGAGAGGAAAGTGTTGAGTTCAAGTTCCACAGACGAcagaaataaaagaaatttaccttttcaaaaaaaataataataataattttgtaTGCACAATTCTCACATCAATATAAATATTCAATATTGATGAAGTGTGAGATCTTTAGCAAATATATTTGTGTATGTACAACTGTACAAATGTACTATGTACATGCATACACCGGTATCTACTACACTACATATATATTGAATATTTATATGAATCAAATTGCTCAAATAAAATCTGGCTTTCAATAATATATAGatatattattaattataatCTTTAACTTCCTATTTTAAAATCCTattcattttatatataataaaattgcGTTTCTCGTTTCTAATTTTACAAgtcaagattataattttaaaaatgTTGTGACACTGACTGTTAATATATGTGTTTTCAACAGTATTAATATGTGTTTTCAACGGTATTAATATGTTTTAAGTTGTTACCTAACTAATGGGAGAATCCAATGCTAACATGATAAGTAAGACCTAATAATATAACGTTGACACAAGTGATTGTCCATAAATGATAAAAGTAATGATTTGTATCGTATAAAACTAAAATGAATCGTTATAACACTTACGTTAACAGTAGAATATAAGTAATATACTTGCATAACTGAATTCTAACCAAGTGTTGTGATTTCAAAGAATAAATAAAAACCCATGGATTACGAGTTCATAAACTCTTAAAACCTACCGAACCGATCAGACGGTAGCAAATCAATAGCTTTTAACTATACGAGATCCATACAGTTAGCTTAAACTTCAATTCTCtaaaataattttctttttttttttcatcataaATGAATAACCATAACTAGTTTGAAATGATTTTCTACAAGTACTACTAAACTTTTAGGATTGACCAACCGGATCAATGCCATTGCTAGCTCATCTCATTAATTATTAGACTAattatttacatatttatttatttatttatttattttataagctCTCTCCAAAGTCCAAACTGTCACATTCATCTCTCTCTACCACTTTGACTTGCAGAGTCACATATCCAAGTACTCTCTTCAAAAAGCTTCAAGATGACAGAATCCATTTATGGGTTCTCTAACTCATATGATTTGTGACATGGGTTTTCTTCATTTCATATGATTTCACCTCAAAGTTTCAATCTTTTTCATTTTCCCATAAAAAAAAATGGACCAAAAAATCCTTCCTTCTCAATACCAAAAGCCTTATACTCTCATCCCACCACCACCCctaccaccgccgccgccaccgcCGCCGTTTGAACCCACCGGCGCCGGAGCAAACTACAACAACAATGTGAGTCCAAGTGTTCtgctaataataataattcttgcCATTATTTTCTTTGTTTCTGGTTTACTTCATCTTCTTGTAAGGTTTCTTGTGAAACCCTCAAATAGAGACCCTGATGAGTTTGACAATGTGACTGCACTTCAAGgtcaacttcaacaacttttcACTCTCCATGATTCTGGAGTTGACCAATCTTTCATTGACACACTTCCTGTGTTTGTTTACAAGTCTATAATTGGTGTGAAACACCCTTTTGATTGTGCTGTTTGTTTGTGTGAGTTTGAAGGGGATGATAATTTGAGATTGTTGCCTAAATGTAGTCATGCTTTTCATATGGATTGTATTGACACTTGGCTTTTGTCTCACTCTACTTGCCCTCTTTGTAGAAGTAATTTGCTTGTTGATTATTCTCCAAACACTTGTTCACCAATTGTGCTTGTGCTTGAGTCTGCTACTGGTGAGAGTAGTAGAGAGATTGTGACTGAGCCCACAATGCAAAGAGTTAGCTCACAATTTAGTGTTGATGTGAATCTTGATGAAGGGCTTGAGCCGAATGCGTCGAATTCGGGTCAAAGTGAGGTCAAGGAAGAGGAGGATAGAGAGAGAGTGGTTAGTGTTAAGCTAGGGAAGTTCAAGAATGTGGAGAGTGGTGAGGGTGGTGGTGAAAAGGGTATTATTGATGGTAGAAGGTGTTTTTCTATGGGTTCATTTGAGTATGTGATGGATGACAATACATCATTACAAGTACCAATTAGGACCCAAGTCAAGAAACAAGCTTACAAGAAGTCAAACCTCCCAATCACCCCGGGTCACAGGCCGGCAATGTCGGAGTGTGGTGACGATTCAAGGCGGGAATTTAAAGGAATCGAGGCGTTTAGAACGGTTAGTGGTGGAAATGGTGGCTGCAGTATCAGGAGGGAGAGCTTTTCGGTGTCCAAGATTTGGCTTAGAGGGAAGAAAGAGAAGCCCAATTCGACAGCGGCTACCGTTGAGCCACTGCCGAAGGGGGCTTTCTCGTTGCAGTTTTTGCTTCGCCAGAACGTTATCGGAGATGAATCAAAGGCTTCTGAGATGGGTTGTGAAGATCAAGAAACACATTGTAACAATTTTGATCAACAAGGGACTTCAAATCCACCATCTTTTGCAAAAAGGAGTTTGCTTTGGTTTGTGGGCAGGCAGAAAAATAAGGTTGTTCATTCATCTATGTCCACAAATGTTTGAAATTTTTTGCACCCAATTATGTTGCTATCTTTATGTTAGATAATTGAAGCATATTTTCTTAAAGATTCTTATGAGTACAAAGGAAATCAAGATTTTATCATATTGAAGAAAACTCCTACAAAGTTTATGCATTTTCATTGGATTAGTCTATTCTTGTGTTTTGTCCTTGTTGATATACAAGACCCATGTGATTTCACTAGATCATGTTGTTTTCTGAGTAAAAAAATGGTCCTTTTTAGCTTTTATTTACACCTTCAACAAGAAAGCTAAGAAAGTGTTAATTTGGGTACTCTTTGTTTCTTGTCGGGTTCATTGACATTTACTCAAATTATACAAATGGTCGAAACTGGTAACTGTTACAAAACTTGCTGACTTGATCGGTTAATCGGATAACTTTTACTAAATCTAAACCCATTTCCTTTAGGAGGGAGGGGGCACTTAACCCACATACCCCAAGTCCCGCCAATCCCTTTGCGACACGTCACTCCGTTCATCCACTACCCGATTTAGTGGCCCCACTACCCTAAAACATAGACCCCACCATTTACCACCCCCCCCCCTCCCTCTTCATACACACAACTCTATACGCCCTTCCCTACCCACACCACCTGTGGCGGTGTTTGGGAGCGAGTAGGGGATACCCGCtggtgcccccccccccccctaagaAATGAGTCGAGTTGGGTCATTTCATTTTCCTAGTGGGTACATCTAGTTCTACACAAATATTATACAACTGATGTCACGGGTCAAAGACGTGCTAACTTGGTAGTTTGGGGAAGATGGTTATGTTTTTCAAAGAGAAGTAGTTATCAGTACTTGAAATTCATGTATATTTAGATTTTCTGTTTTAAGTAGGTTTGAGCCTTGAATTTTGTTACACATTTGACAATGACTCCTACTTGAGGATGATTTTGACACTATAAGTTGTTAAATGCCGTTTGAGTCTGCAATTCCTTAAACAAATATCTACAATGAGGACTTTAATTAGGagaatataatattaaattacATATATAAATCGATCATGTAACTTTAAATAATATCTCATTCATCAAAtgatcaaaatatatatatatcaattataTAATATAGATTCTGATATGATGGGCATGTGTGGGTGAGGGTCATAGACCAACCAAATGCTATGCGGGAAATATGGAGCACAATATTTGGGGAAACATATTCTTGGGATTACCTAAACAATATTAACTGCACTCACGAGGGGTTGTTGACTTGTTTCTAGCCCCATCACGTCTTATATGTCTCCTACCACGTTTTCTAGATAGAataattttagagtaaattacaaacaTTGTTCTTTATGTTGTCTCCATATTGTAAATTATGTCATTTATCTTCAAAAAGTATAAAAACGTACTCGATTTTTGCAAACTCTTGCAAGTCacgtcctttagccctaactcagttagtttttatagttaaatctgaacaaatggaccccacataaaaaagttattttggtcattttaccttaTTTACTTGaattaataaattaaaaatcaaCCCACTTTTTATCTCTTTCTCTATATACCAGATTTTTGtatctcactctctctctctaaaaaatcATCAGCATCTACATCTTCTTCATTCCTCAAGAACTCAACCCCACCATAGCCCCAACCTCAGGCACCCTCATGTTCATCTAATGTATAAGGGATGACGACGAGGGTTCTGCGAAGTTCGATATCTTTCTTCAACACACAAACACCAATCTCAATCTCAACAAACATCTCACCTCCATTGCACCTTATCTGAAATCGACTGATGAATTTGATCTCCACCCCTTTTCTAACTTCCGACCACATTCCCACTTGCGCCGTCAGCCGCCCGGCCAGCCCTTTTGTCTATGTCTCAACTTATTCACCATCAATGAATCTTTGTTACCCTAATAAAAAAGTGCTCAAGATTCAATCTTTACATTCATTCTTTTGCAATGCAGCCTTCATCAGATAACTTTATTGAATCTAATTTTAACAATAAATAGCTCCAGTTAGCTAGTCTTCATCATCTTTACTCTTCTAACCCTAATTTACCCCCACTTCAAGTACCAATTAGT belongs to Helianthus annuus cultivar XRQ/B chromosome 5, HanXRQr2.0-SUNRISE, whole genome shotgun sequence and includes:
- the LOC110940161 gene encoding RING-H2 finger protein ATL13, with the protein product MDQKILPSQYQKPYTLIPPPPLPPPPPPPPFEPTGAGANYNNNVSPSVLLIIIILAIIFFVSGLLHLLVRFLVKPSNRDPDEFDNVTALQGQLQQLFTLHDSGVDQSFIDTLPVFVYKSIIGVKHPFDCAVCLCEFEGDDNLRLLPKCSHAFHMDCIDTWLLSHSTCPLCRSNLLVDYSPNTCSPIVLVLESATGESSREIVTEPTMQRVSSQFSVDVNLDEGLEPNASNSGQSEVKEEEDRERVVSVKLGKFKNVESGEGGGEKGIIDGRRCFSMGSFEYVMDDNTSLQVPIRTQVKKQAYKKSNLPITPGHRPAMSECGDDSRREFKGIEAFRTVSGGNGGCSIRRESFSVSKIWLRGKKEKPNSTAATVEPLPKGAFSLQFLLRQNVIGDESKASEMGCEDQETHCNNFDQQGTSNPPSFAKRSLLWFVGRQKNKVVHSSMSTNV